The Cydia pomonella isolate Wapato2018A chromosome 13, ilCydPomo1, whole genome shotgun sequence genome segment ccgtttttgcgatttttgaggcgctgtaagtttcttcaaaataaaataatccaaaaaagcaaaacatagcggcacagatattgatgatattgatcttatttgaaaaaatcattgctctaggttctaaatccagggaggaaatagtcgagagcgtttgtatggaaaaatcaccactaggaattcctcttaacgcAGAATTGTCCCCAAGTAGTGTAAGTGTAAGCACAGCAAGATAAAGCGATCGGAGTGACACGGCCGCGGAGCgacgcgcggcgcgcgcggccccGCCCACGCCGGCCACTCGTGCTCTCGTGGGGCACTCGGCGCTCCGGTGGCTCATATCGTAATACCCAACACCCGGTTGCGATAGCAGGCGATAGTGCTTATCCAGTATTgatattaaattagatttaatGCTTAATAATCACTTCGTGTCCTCATTACTAAAGGACAGGTAAAAGGGAtcacataatagtacattacgatacaagttttttaattttacaagtacgataaatattttttttaattacctattcgcatatgtatcgtacaacCTTTTACAGCACAAATAGCctttaagaaataaacaaacataataaaacttactaagtaCTTAGCCCTTTttattttcgacatagttacataacgtgctaattatcgcggtaaagtagcaccagaGCCTCCTAAGTAGGCCCTATAGGACTAATTCAgttagatgaaatttaaaccatattcaattggaacagagttgaaTTTAACCGCTTCTACCACGCTTCCGTTTTATTTCTGCTCGTCGGCCTGCTGCAGCACGGTGAACAGAGAGTACGAAGTCTTCACTATCTGCAACAAAATCATCGCATAAGTACATAACAAACATGTACAATACTAAATAAGAAAGTATTTTAAATGATATGTATACAATATACACGCATATACGAGTTGTTAACACCAATGATCAAGCAGTAACTGAAATTGGTAAGTATATACGCTGTACAGTGGcgatgtgtttgtgtgtgttacTAACTGCCATAAAGGACGCAAGGGATAAGGTCGCGAATCCGCCGGCGGACAGCCTGGCCGCCCTGCGCGCGCGCACCATGGCCAGCAGCAAGCCGCGCCGCAGCCGCACTCCGCACGCAGTCCACCCGCACGAGTAGGCCGCCGTCGCGATGTCCATGctctaataaatacaatacataagTCTTTTACAATTACAACTTTACAAATGTTCAACACGTTGTCACTCGGCCCACTGCCCCCACTGGGGGCCTAccaccaaagagaattttaaatagaggtgtattgtaaaagaaaactttatagcgacgtaaatttactgccatctttcgacacataattaaaacttttagaacgccatctgactttgatccttattcttttactgatatgaatatatttttttaaatattaaaaagtggcgccatctaatagatcaaaggtcaAAGATATAGCAGCgatggcgctactttttgatatgtaacaaattgaacaccatatcagtgaaagaataaggattaaagtcagatggcgttctaaaagttttaattatgtgtcgaaagatggcagtaaatttacgtcgctacaaagttttctttgacaatacacctctatttcaaattttctttgctaCTAACATCGATCTTACGATATGGTATCTAAACTAAATTCTGTGATCTAATTAAGCTGGTTTTGTAAAAGTGACAACCTTAGAGCCACACtcacgtcatacttattgtatggactgacatTTATCtgacatttgacgtgcccctcccccacAAAAATCGGCGGACTGTTTGGTGCAGAAAATTACAGATAGAGACGGTTCCGACTGGTTAAATGCTCTAGGGcgacaaatattttattacctcTCCTGAAAGCTGATTGCCTTGGTAACAGTATATGAAGACTTGAAACATCATGTTCAACAGATACGTGCCCATTGACGCCAGACGGACCAAGTTTCCATTTTGCTGTaagaaaaaacttatttattaaacacaTGAACACTTTATATTATGCCTACATCCTTtgttgacgaccagtttggcctagtgggtagtgaccctgcctacgaagccgatggtcccgggttcaaatcctggtaagggcatttattcgtgtgatgagcatggatatttgttcctgagtcatgggtgttttctatgtatttaagtattttatacatacatacttatatattatatatatcgttgtctaagtaccctcaacacaagccttactgagcttactgtgggacttagtcaatttgtgtactagtgtcctataatatttatttatttatttattttatttttgtatttttgtatcacTCACTTTTATTTATAGGTAGAGGGATAGCTATAGAGACTTGAGGGCatgtctataaaataaaataaaatttcaaattgcATGCATTACGACTAAATATCGATACCGAGGAAGCTGACCTCATCTGACCtgccgggctagcacatgattggcgcgacagtaccTCGCCTAATATATATAGATAGACTACACGTCCCTCTTCAATTAACATAGATAAAGACGGGTCCGGGGAACAGACCTGTAGGCCTACTACAGGTCTGATCAGACGTGCATTGTGAACTGTGAGCCACTTGTGTATCTTAGGTCACAGTGGACACAATTGTATGGCCATAAAGGTTTCGTACACAGCCTGCAAGCTACGTACCGCGGTCAGTTGGAAGGCCGTCACGCagatgatgagcatggatacgCCGAACTGCGCGAACACGGGCGCGGAGAAGCATGCCTGCAGCTGTGCGGCCGCATGGAGGGCCTCCTGGTGCCGCCGCGCCGCTACTTCCAGTCGCGACCACGCCTCCGCTTCTTGCTCCGCTGTCAGAGTGCCCTGAGAGTTTACAATTTTTGTAAACCCAATTTCAATTGAAGATACAATGTGATGGTAAAGTGTATAACCCATATTACGGCATAACGTATAAGGCAGCTATTTATCTTTGAACAAGATTGTTCACCCAAATATGTTGCCCAGGTGGGCGTTGGGTGTGAGGTCGTCGGCGAGGTGGCACAGCTGGCAGCGCGCCTGAGCGATCAGGGAGGTCACGAGCGTGTTCTTGGCCACGTTGAGGTAGGGTTAAGTACCTGCGCGGTGGGCGTGAGGTCGTCCGTGAGGCTAGCGAGGCGCAGCGCGGCGAGCTGTAGCTGGCAGCGCGTCTGCGCGATGAGGCAGGTCACGAGCGTGTCCTTGCCCACGTTGAGGTAGGCGGCGGCGAACAGCGCGCCCACCTGGTGTAGGTACGTCAGCTCGTACGCCGGTGACACCGACGTGTCGTACGGGTACCTGTTACATGTCGATAGGCACAGAATACATATCACTATACTATGCCAATTAAAGGATTTCTGAAGTCAGCCATTTTCTTCTCCTGACTTAGGTCAGTCTTGTCGAAAACATCTTCTGATAGGCTTAAAGTAAACCGAATGTTTTCTCGCTTGCATATTGGTCTAACATCTTATCCTAACAGTTCACAAagatcagtgccggattaagatattttgatgccctaagcatttctagaccatggtgccccctcatcaagattacattgaattttcatagtaaattgagtgacgtttattgccgcattactgctgagaatagattTTTCAAAcgcagtaatgttccaacagtagGTAAGTGCTTCTCATTAGGCCGGAGGCCAAGTCAACTAATATCatagtgtaagcgaagacgtaagacaggccgtactccgcacagggttttgcaacctctagaactttcctgcgaagctcattcgtGTGAGGGCAAAGaccttcagtaggggcttagccattggccattggttcttgtcagaatAAGAACCAATGGCCACAACTGTcgtaaatagcaaattattgacctgacgtttcaaggacggcatTGTCCCCagggtctcggagaagactgggtaaagtcgacatcattatcttgacgttggaggtaattttagaacttaattaaacgcgattaagtcccgttttcttaaataataatgtgtcacaaataggccaataaaattagattttttcgaattcgGTCCTAAAAATGcatgtaatccgagtttgcttcATCCCAGGAgctgtgcataaatgtttcctctttttcagtttttttttgcttgtaaatcgaaaacggtacgtccgttggaaaaattgttctaattatgattaaaattgatatctgaggtaCCGAAATGtaatgttcttgcaataaaatttattgattgattgaagatatcttaatatgtattcgtagtaaattgtaaaaaaaagatcgacattttttatcttgttaaaatcatgtaataatccgaaaacgccttACCAGTGTCTGAATCACCAAGTGctatggtttggcaatccaaaggaaaaaaaatttcCTAGGGATCCCAAAAGGTATGCACACCtcttgggatggagcaaactcggattacaagcatttaagaccaaatgaaaatattaaaacaatttccagtttgctgggaattaattcctcaataCGCTATTTttcgatctaatttgattggcctaaatcgtgaaagtttaaatcagtgtttttaaaagcaaaggCTGAGCTTTCcataaggctgaacgcgcggagcgttcgatcggcgctgaCGGAAGTGACGgataggccaaaggtcgagctggaagaaagccaggcttgaatttgaccaacgGCGAGGTGTGAAtggctggacgtccggagcgtccgatcgcggcgcgttatcatacaatacaaccaatggcgaagtgtgagcaaggcagaaggCCCTGCTGCGAGAGagggatttggatccatggccaagtgaaagtgaggcagtttgcataaagtagaaggtctagcgtcgcataagacttaacaccgaactgcaaaagagtggcttgaaatcaaacctatgtaatcacgattctcctactgctcggcctttggcttaactcgaaagcgcaacttgataagatacttttggttttcggccttcgcggggccctttgtaacactttgacaattaggccGCAGGATCGCGTCTCTGCAgaaactcggcctggccgacacatctggcgtgcaaaagagcaaaattcgctacaaaatcggtaatctacgtcgagaaaatcggttggccacaagcccgacggtaagattttttggccatgagctttgagggcctccgcgtaaggttggatggagatgtgcttacgtgtcctcactctcttacgacccttcgttattagatcaaaaagtttcgtgtacataagtactacactacgactgcgatgctgatgcagcctgtgcgttttttttcctacgattttggtgcccccctagacgtggtgccctaagcaagtgcttattttgcttaatggttaatccggcactgacaAAGATGGCTTTTCTTATTCAGTTTGCTGTTGACTAAGAACAATATTAATCAAGACCGTTAGACTACTTTCTTTTTTGTTCTTGATCCcacgaataaaatatttttatgtaaaatgttgccaagacgaaaccataaggctcgcactgtcaaaaagttatcagatttcttgtagagccaagcttctaactctacaagcccttacGTCACaaactacaccttagtcaaaatacgaGGCTTGGCCGTTCCGTTACATGAACTATTGTATGAAcctataacaaaaaagtaatgaatagtgaattcatttttcacgtcacgcccatgtgacggtagcgaaacggccaagccacatattttgactaaggtgtagagtttgtgaagttagggcttgagAGTTAGAAGCTTAGCTCTACAAGAGATTTGATAACTTTTTAACAATGCGAgctttatggtttcgtcttggcaacattttacataaaaatgtttcaaAATTTGCAGAATTCTAATACAAACTTTCGTTCCTTAGTTGAAGGGGTTAGGgggtaaaagttccaagttttagatatttttgttgtttgtctactaatgaatgaatgaatgatgcttttattcgacacacacacaacaacattaaaatagaCCTCAATCTAGGTAAATTAGAAGTGACAGGGCTGCGGGTGGTTCCAGAAATGGATAACACTCAGCATGTGGCGCAGCACACCAGTAGTGTACCCATTGACAcgtaaaacaacacaaaatataaaaacagaacCGAAGCCAAATACAACAGAATGTGCAGTtgacattgtaatttatttataagaaaaaccaagatatgtttattaataaatacatacacaatacataaataaatatataaactctGAATCACAGAAGTCGGTACAAAATACAGGTTGGTGTAggtatacgagtaggtataggTCGGCTAGGTGGAGGTCGTTTGTTCCAGGTGCAGATGGTAATAAAGCTTACATACCAAAgctcagctttctaggacttcaagTAGTActctaagagttttgatgatcatcagtgtgtgagtgagtgagtcagtgacggaatcaatttttagatatagataaaatctaaagtataagagctatttatatataactatcCCATCAGCAGCGACTTGGGagacgttttttatttactttaagtttaataagtccacttttgacattatatcccgagaattttgtttatctgtagggctaagatggtcggctctttatcatttgtcatcatacctgtcacgttctaacaagtatgtaagcgcgaaagtgacgggcatagtgacaagtgataataatggaaccatgctgccaccgctggtataaataaatccaaacccaagttatgagagTTCAAAAAATGACAAAGTGTTTCGAGAAAAGCT includes the following:
- the LOC133523939 gene encoding uncharacterized protein LOC133523939 isoform X2; amino-acid sequence: MGIIEKNVNFSVSVSITALKLFGFWAPEGLTREQNILYNCYGFLSFMFLLGTYLIIQVVDLFLIWGDVALMTGTAFVLFTNLAQTTKIVAVVARAGTLRPLVGSADTLLAAETGPGKKIVDSCNRETWQQQLVYFCLTTVTVAGWAGSAEKNQLPLRAWYPYDTSVSPAYELTYLHQGTLTAEQEAEAWSRLEVAARRHQEALHAAAQLQACFSAPVFAQFGVSMLIICVTAFQLTAQNGNLVRLASMGTYLLNMMFQVFIYCYQGNQLSGESMDIATAAYSCGWTACGVRLRRGLLLAMVRARRAARLSAGGFATLSLASFMAIVKTSYSLFTVLQQADEQK
- the LOC133523939 gene encoding odorant receptor Or1-like isoform X1 — protein: MGIIEKNVNFSVSVSITALKLFGFWAPEGLTREQNILYNCYGFLSFMFLLGTYLIIQVVDLFLIWGDVALMTGTAFVLFTNLAQTTKIVAVVARAGTLRPLVGSADTLLAAETGPGKKIVDSCNRETWQQQLVYFCLTTVTVAGWAGSAEKNQLPLRAWYPYDTSVSPAYELTYLHQVGALFAAAYLNVGKDTLVTCLIAQTRCQLQLAALRLASLTDDLTPTAQGTLTAEQEAEAWSRLEVAARRHQEALHAAAQLQACFSAPVFAQFGVSMLIICVTAFQLTAQNGNLVRLASMGTYLLNMMFQVFIYCYQGNQLSGESMDIATAAYSCGWTACGVRLRRGLLLAMVRARRAARLSAGGFATLSLASFMAIVKTSYSLFTVLQQADEQK